A region of Corynebacterium glucuronolyticum DSM 44120 DNA encodes the following proteins:
- a CDS encoding (Fe-S)-binding protein — translation MRVALFNTCIGDAMFPDVLKATAVILSRLGYEVVVPEEQTCCGQMHYNTGYRKEVVPMVENYVDAFSDPSIDYVVAPSGSCIHSVRSQHPQVAEKYGTAALRDGVSKVTKKSLDLSEFLIDVAQTDNVGAFFPHRVTYHPSCHGKRMLGLGERPLQLLRNVEAIDLVELPNAEECCGFGGTFSLKAPEISAAMVNDKTRHIRETGAEYVTGGDQSCLWNIGGTLSRQHAGIRAVHMAEILASTKEHPWTPTSAVYDKEKML, via the coding sequence TTGCGCGTCGCTCTATTTAATACCTGCATCGGGGACGCAATGTTCCCCGATGTGTTGAAAGCTACGGCGGTCATCCTCTCGCGCCTCGGCTACGAGGTAGTTGTCCCTGAGGAACAGACCTGCTGCGGCCAAATGCATTACAACACCGGTTACCGCAAAGAAGTCGTCCCCATGGTGGAGAACTATGTGGATGCCTTCAGCGACCCATCCATTGATTACGTCGTCGCCCCCAGTGGTTCCTGCATCCACTCGGTGCGTTCTCAGCACCCGCAGGTTGCTGAGAAGTACGGCACCGCCGCATTGCGCGACGGCGTAAGCAAGGTCACCAAAAAGAGTCTGGATCTCAGCGAGTTCCTCATCGACGTAGCACAGACGGACAACGTGGGTGCATTCTTCCCCCACCGCGTCACCTACCACCCCAGCTGCCACGGCAAGCGCATGCTTGGCCTCGGCGAGCGCCCACTGCAGCTCCTGCGCAACGTGGAGGCAATCGACCTCGTCGAGCTCCCCAATGCTGAGGAGTGCTGCGGTTTCGGCGGAACCTTCTCACTGAAGGCCCCGGAGATTTCCGCAGCAATGGTCAATGACAAGACCCGCCACATCCGCGAGACCGGTGCCGAATACGTCACCGGCGGTGATCAAAGCTGCTTGTGGAACATCGGTGGCACGCTATCCCGCCAGCACGCCGGTATCCGCGCCGTCCATATGGCCGAGATCCTCGCTTCCACCAAGGAGCACCCATGGACCCCGACCTCCGCTGTGTACGACAAGGAGAAAATGCTGTGA